A genomic region of Mycobacterium sp. Aquia_213 contains the following coding sequences:
- a CDS encoding cytochrome P450 — MPLSTDPVGQPVTLDFTGETSPYPFYEYMRRTDPVWHGALGDHSQMPEDMRPNDEWVLFGYDGVFQAFRDDRIFTSAAYEKTIGLVMGHTILAMGGKEHHDHRSLVAKAFRATALERWEPSVIGPVCDQLIDEIKHDCHADLVKALTFEFPTRIISVLLGLPPEDLDMFRRLSLDLISIPTDIMAGLNAATELHGYFLEQVEQRRRKLTNDIIGDLVAAEIDGEKLTDDAIIAFLRLLLPAGLETTYRSSGNLLYLLLTHPEQLEMVRQDRSLIPAAIEEGLRVETPLTMVMRTTTEEVEIGGKTIPADAQIDMCMGSANRDESRWPDANRFDIHRPRQAHIAFAGGIHMCLGMHLARLETRVMLNSLLDRVSNLAFVRDDGTGEESRIIGLTFRSPNKLPVTFTPAA; from the coding sequence ATGCCGTTAAGCACCGACCCCGTCGGCCAGCCCGTCACCCTCGATTTCACCGGTGAAACCAGCCCCTATCCGTTCTACGAGTACATGCGGCGTACCGACCCGGTCTGGCACGGCGCCCTGGGGGATCACTCGCAAATGCCCGAGGACATGCGGCCGAACGACGAGTGGGTGCTGTTCGGCTATGACGGTGTGTTTCAAGCCTTTCGCGACGACCGGATCTTCACGTCGGCCGCCTACGAGAAAACCATCGGTCTGGTCATGGGGCACACGATCTTGGCTATGGGCGGCAAGGAACACCACGACCATCGCAGCCTGGTGGCCAAGGCCTTTCGGGCCACCGCACTGGAACGTTGGGAGCCGTCGGTCATCGGGCCGGTCTGCGATCAGCTGATCGACGAAATCAAACACGACTGTCACGCCGACCTGGTGAAGGCGCTGACGTTCGAGTTCCCGACCCGGATCATCTCGGTGCTGCTCGGACTTCCCCCGGAGGATCTCGACATGTTCCGGCGGCTGTCGCTTGACCTCATCTCGATTCCGACCGACATCATGGCCGGGCTCAACGCCGCGACCGAATTGCACGGTTACTTCCTCGAGCAGGTCGAACAGCGGCGACGCAAGCTCACCAACGACATCATCGGCGACCTGGTCGCCGCCGAGATCGATGGCGAGAAACTCACCGACGACGCGATCATCGCGTTCTTGCGCTTGCTGCTGCCGGCCGGACTGGAGACGACCTACCGTTCGTCGGGCAACCTGTTGTACCTGCTGCTGACCCACCCCGAGCAGCTGGAGATGGTCCGGCAGGACCGGTCGCTGATCCCCGCCGCCATCGAGGAAGGCCTGCGGGTCGAGACGCCACTGACCATGGTCATGCGCACCACCACCGAAGAAGTCGAAATCGGCGGCAAGACAATCCCCGCGGATGCGCAGATCGACATGTGCATGGGCTCGGCCAACCGAGACGAAAGTCGTTGGCCCGACGCGAATCGCTTCGACATCCACCGGCCGCGCCAAGCCCACATCGCATTCGCCGGCGGCATCCATATGTGCCTCGGAATGCATTTGGCCCGCCTGGAAACCCGGGTCATGTTGAACAGCCTGCTCGACCGGGTGTCGAACCTCGCCTTTGTTCGCGACGACGGCACCGGCGAGGAGTCCAGGATCATCGGCCTCACCTTCCGGTCGCCGAACAAGCTTCCCGTCACGTTCACCCCGGCAGCATGA
- a CDS encoding Rieske (2Fe-2S) protein, giving the protein MAQRRFVCSLDELPPGGMKLVDVGKFGVGVYNVRGALYAIVNYCSHEGAPLCLGLLGGTTESAPEEPGGIRRVRDGQIVRCPWHNWEFDVTTGQNLADPKRRVRTYQVDVSDGEVYLTA; this is encoded by the coding sequence GTGGCCCAGCGGCGTTTCGTGTGCTCCCTCGACGAGCTGCCGCCCGGCGGGATGAAACTGGTCGACGTCGGCAAGTTCGGTGTGGGCGTCTACAACGTGCGGGGCGCGCTCTACGCGATCGTCAACTACTGCTCGCACGAAGGCGCCCCGCTATGCCTGGGCTTGCTCGGGGGCACCACCGAATCGGCGCCGGAGGAGCCCGGCGGGATACGCCGCGTGCGCGACGGGCAGATCGTGCGATGCCCTTGGCACAACTGGGAATTCGATGTCACCACAGGGCAAAACCTTGCCGATCCGAAACGTCGCGTCCGCACCTACCAAGTCGATGTCAGCGACGGGGAGGTGTACCTGACCGCATGA
- a CDS encoding amidohydrolase family protein: MIIDTNVQPHFRYNAEIRRYLPDAHQLRAIPDVEQQWYQAPGGDYRQDLYDGDSYPGSDPEAVSRHLFDDMGIDFAILNPMTRGNIADYLLNSRICAAVNDWLLDRWLEPDTTDRFRGTIRVNPEDPRGAVAEIERLADHPKLVQVGIPMQSREPYGKPMFEPIWEAAAAHGLPVAVHINGGNGVDHAPTFAGHAHTYPGYAAFMPLNYFVHLSTLIVEGVFGRLPGLRFVFADGGYDILTPLLWRLDTFWLSMRDQTPWVDRYPSEYLPGHVRFCSSAFDGPPEAGHTQRWMEFSGKSELLMYGSSYPHWSTSSPDVAAQGLDAAQRDRVLWRNASELYGLGAKERTQ; the protein is encoded by the coding sequence ATGATCATCGATACCAATGTGCAACCGCACTTCCGCTACAACGCCGAGATCCGGCGCTACCTCCCCGACGCGCACCAACTGCGCGCGATCCCCGACGTGGAGCAGCAGTGGTACCAGGCCCCGGGCGGCGATTACCGGCAGGACCTCTACGACGGCGACTCGTACCCGGGCTCTGATCCCGAGGCCGTCAGCCGCCACCTGTTCGACGACATGGGCATCGATTTCGCCATCCTCAACCCGATGACGCGCGGCAATATCGCCGACTACCTGCTCAACAGCCGCATCTGCGCCGCGGTCAACGACTGGCTCCTCGATCGCTGGCTCGAGCCCGACACCACCGACCGGTTCCGCGGCACCATCCGGGTCAACCCCGAAGACCCGCGGGGCGCGGTCGCCGAGATCGAACGCCTGGCCGATCATCCGAAACTCGTGCAGGTCGGTATCCCGATGCAGTCGCGCGAGCCGTACGGCAAGCCGATGTTCGAACCGATCTGGGAGGCTGCCGCCGCGCACGGTCTACCGGTCGCGGTGCACATCAACGGCGGCAACGGTGTGGACCATGCCCCCACGTTCGCCGGCCACGCCCACACTTACCCGGGATATGCGGCGTTCATGCCGCTGAACTACTTCGTGCATCTGTCCACGCTGATCGTCGAGGGCGTGTTCGGCCGGCTCCCCGGACTGAGATTCGTCTTCGCCGACGGCGGCTACGACATCCTCACCCCGTTGCTGTGGCGGCTGGACACGTTCTGGTTGTCCATGCGCGACCAGACGCCGTGGGTCGACCGCTATCCCAGCGAGTACCTGCCCGGCCACGTCCGGTTCTGCTCGTCGGCATTCGACGGGCCCCCCGAAGCGGGCCACACGCAGCGCTGGATGGAGTTCAGCGGCAAATCCGAGCTGCTGATGTACGGCTCGAGCTATCCGCACTGGTCGACGTCGTCACCGGACGTGGCCGCCCAGGGGCTCGATGCCGCGCAACGCGACAGGGTGTTGTGGCGAAACGCGAGTGAGCTTTACGGGCTTGGGGCAAAGGAGCGAACGCAATGA
- a CDS encoding amidohydrolase family protein, whose amino-acid sequence MTTIERVESQTGRDDHIAVTIVDTDVHPLPVSTEVLKSYAPAEWVDKIWPTGNAVSPMSYFYDTPDSFKTSSLRMDSWPPNGGVAGSDPDYAAQQLLVDAGVSIASLEPMCDAQLPQAEHVLKSTYNDWLADVWLDKHNAHGRWRGSISVSAQTPEQAAREVERWAGHPYLAQVLMTPQTRGIPFGNPHFDPLYEAASRNGLPISTHLMGQTPFELIPLYPVGNPAHWHDFFASWPLLYVSHLMSLVFDGAFDRHPDLRVVFIEGGFTWAMPVMSRMDRIWEARRADLPQVRRRPSDYVREHVRFTTQPLEDADTVEFREYLEMMDLGDNLMFSTDYPHWSYDSPTYAINRFPADQRERIMRGNATALYGLPATVRALPGEAVTLDS is encoded by the coding sequence ATGACCACGATCGAACGAGTCGAATCACAGACCGGTCGCGACGACCACATCGCGGTCACCATCGTGGACACCGACGTGCACCCGTTGCCGGTCTCGACCGAGGTGCTCAAGTCGTACGCACCGGCCGAGTGGGTGGACAAGATCTGGCCGACCGGGAATGCGGTGAGCCCGATGTCGTATTTCTACGACACCCCGGACTCGTTCAAGACGTCGTCGCTGCGCATGGACTCGTGGCCGCCCAACGGGGGAGTCGCCGGCAGCGACCCGGACTACGCCGCCCAGCAGCTGCTCGTCGACGCCGGCGTCAGCATCGCGTCGCTGGAGCCGATGTGCGACGCGCAACTACCCCAGGCCGAGCACGTGCTGAAGTCCACCTATAACGACTGGCTGGCCGACGTCTGGCTGGACAAGCACAACGCGCACGGCCGCTGGCGCGGGTCGATCAGCGTCAGCGCGCAGACGCCGGAGCAGGCGGCGCGCGAGGTCGAGCGATGGGCCGGCCATCCGTACCTGGCCCAGGTACTGATGACACCGCAGACCCGCGGAATCCCGTTCGGGAACCCGCATTTCGATCCCCTCTACGAAGCCGCGTCGCGCAACGGGCTGCCGATCTCCACGCACCTGATGGGTCAGACGCCGTTCGAACTGATCCCGCTCTACCCGGTCGGCAACCCCGCGCACTGGCACGACTTCTTCGCGTCGTGGCCACTGCTCTATGTGTCGCATCTGATGAGCCTGGTCTTCGACGGCGCGTTCGACCGGCATCCCGACCTGCGGGTGGTGTTCATCGAGGGCGGCTTCACCTGGGCGATGCCGGTGATGTCACGAATGGACCGGATCTGGGAGGCCCGCCGCGCCGACTTGCCGCAGGTGCGACGCCGTCCGTCGGACTACGTGCGTGAACATGTCCGCTTCACCACGCAGCCGCTGGAAGACGCCGACACCGTAGAGTTCCGCGAGTATCTGGAAATGATGGACCTGGGAGACAATCTCATGTTCTCGACGGACTACCCGCACTGGAGCTATGACTCGCCGACGTACGCGATCAACCGGTTCCCCGCCGACCAGCGGGAGCGGATCATGCGTGGGAACGCGACCGCTCTGTATGGGTTGCCGGCGACCGTCCGGGCACTCCCCGGTGAGGCCGTCACCCTCGACAGCTGA
- a CDS encoding alpha/beta hydrolase, protein MTQTDLTRPQGINRLDPVLRDAASELGIVEFRAETLAAEREQANRLAAERAAAVDTKGVAVESRSISGPGGQQLNLRFYRGGIEGDSGAPLLVYAHGGGFVSGNLDTDHAECVELAREGGCLVVSVDYRLAPENPAPAALDDVEAGLYYAIRNCAELDVDPSRLAVMGRDAGAALVAGLAQRMFDNEGPTILMQILHQPMLDSDATPSRREFQRTPGLNGPAVSRAWGHYLGSDSATGQHVPAHRANLEGLPPTFISCSEIDPCRDEAIDYANRLLHAFVHTELHVIAATFNGFDSMVPGWVVSQENRALHAQSVRRVFAM, encoded by the coding sequence ATGACACAAACGGATCTGACCCGCCCGCAAGGGATTAACCGCCTCGACCCGGTGCTGCGCGACGCCGCGAGCGAGCTGGGCATCGTCGAATTCCGTGCCGAGACACTGGCCGCCGAACGGGAGCAGGCCAACCGATTGGCCGCCGAGCGTGCCGCGGCGGTCGACACCAAGGGCGTGGCCGTCGAATCGCGCTCGATCTCCGGTCCGGGCGGCCAGCAGCTGAACCTCCGCTTCTACCGGGGCGGCATCGAAGGTGACTCGGGAGCGCCGCTGCTTGTGTACGCCCACGGCGGTGGTTTCGTCAGCGGCAACCTCGACACCGACCACGCGGAGTGCGTGGAGCTGGCTCGCGAGGGCGGCTGTCTGGTGGTCTCGGTCGACTACCGGCTGGCACCGGAGAATCCGGCCCCGGCGGCACTCGACGACGTCGAGGCGGGTTTGTACTACGCGATCCGGAACTGCGCCGAGCTGGATGTCGATCCGAGCCGCCTGGCCGTGATGGGCCGGGACGCGGGTGCCGCGCTAGTCGCGGGCCTGGCCCAGCGGATGTTCGACAATGAGGGCCCGACCATTCTGATGCAGATCCTGCATCAGCCGATGCTCGACAGCGACGCCACGCCGTCGCGACGCGAATTTCAGCGCACACCGGGGCTCAACGGTCCCGCGGTGAGCCGTGCATGGGGTCACTACCTCGGCTCCGACAGCGCCACCGGTCAACACGTCCCGGCGCACCGGGCAAACCTCGAGGGGCTGCCGCCCACCTTCATCAGCTGCTCCGAGATCGACCCGTGCCGTGACGAAGCCATCGACTACGCCAACCGGCTCCTGCATGCCTTCGTCCATACCGAATTGCACGTCATCGCAGCGACATTCAATGGCTTCGACTCGATGGTGCCGGGCTGGGTTGTCTCTCAGGAGAACCGGGCGTTGCACGCGCAGTCGGTGCGCCGCGTCTTCGCGATGTAG
- a CDS encoding acyl-CoA dehydrogenase family protein, protein MTVVDSPEKALFVSTTQSFLQKEAPLSRVRELHAAGVSFDQSWWQRAAELGWTGLLVPEELGGGSVSDSGVADLATVAELLGKTVAPGPLYPVSVVLTALAECADAPAHAAVIESLIAGETVASWAVSEPGRGWEPLDPSVTATQTDTGYRIDGTKDRVEAAAQSGLLLVVARCGAEIRQFLVPTDAPGVRVEPQQSVDLVKQYARVHFDGVVVDSSAAIGSAAETAALIDRQSQIAQVLQCAEVVGVVQTVFDFTVQWALDRHTFGRPLASYQALKHDFADMKLWLEACRATTGAAVADVADRSPAASLSASIAKSYVSEMAGRIVQGCVQMHGGIGVTWEHDLHLYLRRVTLYRSLFGTPEEHNLRVYELEKASRSAAGSTTR, encoded by the coding sequence ATGACCGTCGTCGACTCTCCCGAAAAGGCACTCTTCGTCTCGACAACCCAGTCCTTTCTGCAGAAGGAAGCGCCGCTGAGTCGCGTCCGGGAGCTGCACGCGGCGGGCGTTTCCTTCGACCAGTCCTGGTGGCAGCGCGCCGCGGAACTGGGCTGGACGGGCCTGCTCGTTCCGGAGGAGTTGGGCGGCGGCAGCGTCTCGGACAGCGGTGTCGCGGATCTGGCCACGGTCGCCGAACTGCTCGGCAAGACCGTCGCACCCGGCCCGCTGTATCCGGTCAGCGTCGTGCTCACCGCGCTTGCCGAATGCGCCGATGCGCCGGCACACGCGGCGGTGATCGAGTCGCTGATCGCCGGCGAAACCGTTGCGTCCTGGGCAGTCTCGGAACCCGGCCGCGGCTGGGAGCCGCTGGACCCGTCGGTGACGGCCACCCAGACCGACACCGGCTATCGCATCGACGGCACCAAGGACCGCGTCGAGGCCGCGGCCCAGAGTGGTCTGCTGCTCGTGGTGGCGCGCTGCGGTGCGGAGATTCGTCAGTTCTTGGTCCCGACGGACGCGCCCGGCGTTCGGGTCGAGCCCCAGCAGTCGGTCGATCTGGTCAAGCAATACGCGCGAGTGCATTTCGACGGTGTGGTCGTGGACTCGTCGGCGGCCATCGGCAGCGCCGCCGAGACCGCCGCGCTGATCGACCGGCAGAGCCAGATCGCCCAGGTGCTGCAGTGCGCCGAGGTGGTCGGCGTCGTGCAAACGGTGTTCGACTTCACCGTCCAGTGGGCGCTGGACCGACACACATTCGGCCGCCCGCTGGCGTCGTACCAAGCGCTCAAACACGACTTCGCCGACATGAAGTTGTGGCTGGAAGCGTGCCGCGCCACCACGGGTGCGGCGGTTGCCGATGTCGCCGACCGCTCACCCGCGGCGAGCCTGTCGGCCAGCATCGCCAAGTCCTACGTTTCAGAGATGGCGGGTCGGATCGTCCAGGGTTGCGTGCAGATGCATGGCGGCATCGGCGTCACCTGGGAACACGACCTGCACCTCTATCTGAGACGAGTTACGTTGTACCGCTCGCTGTTCGGCACGCCGGAGGAACACAACTTGCGCGTGTATGAGTTGGAGAAAGCCAGCCGTTCCGCGGCCGGGAGTACGACCCGATGA
- a CDS encoding acyl-CoA dehydrogenase family protein, which translates to MTPTESVAEFAARARAWLADNLPPIDPESPPPAPRDDEDAWKRARELQKRLYEGGFAGICFPREYGGLGLDYAYQKAFDDESLRYEMPLILNIPTFTICCATLLDTGTEEQKKRHIAAALRGDEVLVQLLSEPSGGSDLAGVITRAERRGDRWVINGAKTWSTSAFAADYGLCLARTDWDVPKHEGLTMFLVPINHPGITLRHITMLSGSTEFCEEFLDGVDVGDDAVVGEVNGGWAVASRQLYHERRAVGQGSEFASGSGSEGGQASPVDYVALLEKTGQAENERVREMAGRSLVHRAVAEQLIDHVSRNVRDGVLPPAGGTLIRLFHSETVTLDFDIAMAVTGAAGVVGEIGDGLETGLRYLSRQNVAIGGGTTEMARNVIGERVLGFPREYAADRGVPFNQVRHGQTR; encoded by the coding sequence ATGACGCCGACGGAATCCGTTGCGGAGTTCGCCGCCCGCGCCCGCGCGTGGTTGGCGGACAACCTGCCGCCCATCGACCCCGAGTCGCCGCCGCCCGCGCCCCGCGACGACGAGGATGCCTGGAAACGCGCCCGGGAACTGCAAAAGCGGCTCTATGAAGGCGGATTCGCCGGTATCTGCTTTCCGCGTGAATACGGCGGCCTGGGTCTGGATTATGCCTACCAAAAGGCATTCGACGACGAATCCCTGCGCTACGAAATGCCGTTGATCCTCAACATTCCGACGTTCACCATCTGCTGCGCGACCTTGCTCGACACGGGTACCGAAGAGCAGAAGAAGCGGCACATCGCGGCGGCACTGCGCGGCGACGAGGTGCTGGTGCAACTGCTGAGTGAACCCAGCGGCGGGTCGGATCTGGCCGGCGTCATCACCCGGGCCGAACGGCGCGGAGACCGATGGGTGATCAACGGCGCCAAGACCTGGAGCACGAGTGCGTTTGCCGCCGACTACGGGCTGTGCCTGGCCCGCACCGATTGGGATGTGCCCAAGCACGAAGGCCTGACCATGTTCCTGGTGCCGATCAACCACCCGGGAATCACGTTGCGCCACATCACAATGCTCAGCGGCTCCACGGAGTTTTGCGAGGAGTTCCTGGACGGGGTGGACGTCGGCGACGACGCCGTGGTGGGAGAGGTCAACGGCGGCTGGGCGGTGGCCTCCCGGCAGCTGTATCACGAGCGCCGGGCAGTCGGTCAAGGTTCGGAGTTTGCAAGCGGCAGCGGTAGCGAGGGCGGCCAGGCCAGTCCCGTTGACTACGTTGCTCTTTTGGAGAAGACGGGCCAGGCCGAGAACGAACGCGTGCGGGAGATGGCCGGCCGGTCGCTGGTGCACCGGGCGGTCGCCGAGCAGCTGATCGACCATGTGTCGCGCAATGTCCGCGACGGAGTCCTGCCACCGGCGGGCGGCACGCTGATCCGGCTGTTCCACTCCGAGACAGTGACATTGGACTTCGATATCGCGATGGCGGTCACGGGAGCCGCCGGTGTGGTCGGCGAGATCGGTGACGGCCTGGAGACCGGACTGCGGTACCTGTCGCGGCAGAACGTCGCCATCGGTGGCGGGACGACGGAGATGGCGCGCAACGTGATCGGGGAGCGGGTGCTGGGCTTCCCACGCGAATACGCCGCCGACCGCGGGGTGCCGTTCAATCAGGTGCGGCACGGCCAGACCCGCTGA
- a CDS encoding SpoIIE family protein phosphatase has translation MVAEKDWDKIVGTADDVRRIFEKVPAMLIGLEGPEHRFVAANAAYRALNPAFNPVGKLAREVYPELESQQIFQMLDRVYETGERQSGAEWRLQADFEGTGIEERYFDFLVTARRRKGGSIEGVQIIFDDVTERVQARLAAEARIEELSQRYRNVRDSAIVMQQALLASSVPVVPGADITAQYLVATEDTAAGGDWFDAIPLGDRLVLIVGDVVGHGVEAAAVMSQLRTALRMQISQGHTITEALEAVDRFHEQVPGSKSATLCVGSLDYATGEFQYCTAGHPPPLVVTAASTARYVEPSGAGPLGSRVGFPVRSETLDIGDSILFYSDGLIERPGRPLGASTAEFADLAANIAAGIGGFVIDAPTRTIDRICSETLELLLRSTGYSDDVTLLAAKRRTPPAPLHMTLDATIHAARTVRSRLRGWLSEIGADADDISDVVHAISEFVENAVEHGYGTEVSDGVVVEASLSGDGNLHAAVIDRGQWKDHREGEQGRGRGLAMAEALVSEALVTRSDNGTTASVTHRLSRPANFVTDTIVGRATYSRAVDNEFVSTVREAGHIVVSGDVDSTTASTLDRLIAVESRSGIAPLTIDLSAVTHLGSAGVSALASARDRALRQGGDCALIAPPGSPAHHILSMVQIPVSSGDSENVFAED, from the coding sequence ATGGTGGCCGAAAAGGACTGGGACAAGATTGTCGGTACGGCTGACGACGTGCGCCGCATCTTCGAGAAGGTCCCCGCGATGTTGATCGGCCTGGAAGGGCCGGAGCATCGCTTCGTCGCGGCCAACGCGGCCTACCGCGCCCTGAATCCGGCGTTCAACCCGGTGGGAAAGCTGGCCCGCGAGGTCTATCCCGAGCTGGAGAGCCAGCAAATCTTTCAGATGCTCGACCGGGTGTACGAGACCGGTGAGCGGCAATCCGGTGCGGAGTGGCGGCTGCAGGCCGACTTCGAAGGAACGGGAATCGAGGAGCGCTACTTCGACTTCCTCGTCACCGCACGCCGCCGAAAGGGCGGATCGATCGAGGGTGTACAAATCATCTTCGACGACGTCACGGAACGCGTGCAGGCGCGATTGGCCGCCGAGGCCCGCATCGAGGAGCTGTCCCAGCGATACCGCAACGTCCGCGATTCCGCCATCGTGATGCAGCAGGCGCTGCTGGCCTCGTCGGTACCGGTGGTTCCCGGCGCCGACATCACCGCGCAGTACCTGGTCGCCACGGAGGACACCGCAGCCGGTGGTGACTGGTTTGACGCGATACCGCTCGGGGATCGGTTGGTGCTCATCGTCGGCGACGTCGTCGGTCACGGTGTCGAGGCCGCGGCGGTCATGTCGCAGTTGCGCACCGCGCTGCGAATGCAGATATCGCAGGGCCACACCATCACCGAAGCACTCGAGGCCGTCGACCGCTTCCATGAGCAGGTACCGGGATCTAAGTCGGCCACATTGTGCGTCGGCTCGCTCGACTACGCCACGGGTGAATTCCAGTACTGCACCGCCGGACATCCGCCGCCGCTGGTGGTGACCGCCGCCTCGACCGCACGCTATGTGGAACCCTCCGGTGCGGGTCCGCTCGGCAGCCGCGTCGGGTTTCCGGTGCGCAGCGAAACGCTCGACATCGGCGACTCCATCTTGTTCTATTCCGACGGCCTGATCGAGCGGCCCGGGCGCCCGCTGGGCGCCAGCACCGCGGAATTCGCCGACCTGGCCGCCAACATCGCCGCCGGCATCGGCGGATTCGTCATCGATGCACCGACGCGAACCATCGACCGCATCTGTTCGGAGACGCTCGAATTGCTGCTCCGGTCAACCGGTTACAGCGACGACGTCACATTGCTTGCCGCGAAGCGCCGCACCCCCCCGGCACCGCTGCACATGACGCTGGACGCGACAATCCACGCCGCACGCACCGTGCGCTCCCGGCTTCGCGGATGGCTTTCGGAGATCGGCGCCGACGCCGACGACATCTCCGACGTCGTGCACGCGATCTCGGAGTTCGTCGAGAACGCGGTCGAACATGGTTACGGCACCGAGGTTTCCGACGGTGTTGTCGTCGAGGCATCGCTATCCGGCGATGGCAACCTGCATGCCGCGGTGATCGATCGCGGACAGTGGAAGGATCACCGTGAAGGCGAACAGGGTCGTGGCCGCGGACTTGCGATGGCAGAGGCGTTGGTATCCGAAGCCCTCGTTACGCGCAGCGACAATGGGACCACGGCCAGCGTGACGCACCGTCTGTCACGACCGGCCAATTTCGTCACCGACACGATTGTCGGCCGGGCAACCTACTCCCGGGCCGTCGACAACGAATTCGTCTCAACGGTGCGCGAGGCCGGCCACATCGTGGTCAGCGGGGACGTCGACTCCACCACCGCGTCCACGCTGGACCGCCTGATCGCGGTCGAAAGCCGTTCGGGCATTGCACCTTTGACGATCGACCTCAGCGCCGTCACCCACCTGGGGTCCGCTGGTGTCAGCGCGCTGGCATCCGCTCGCGACCGGGCCCTGCGACAAGGCGGTGACTGCGCGCTGATCGCCCCGCCGGGAAGCCCCGCGCATCACATCTTGTCGATGGTCCAGATACCCGTCAGCAGCGGTGATAGCGAGAACGTCTTCGCCGAGGACTAG
- a CDS encoding anti-sigma factor antagonist has protein sequence MNLAPVESSVTRVALSPRLVSELGDPHSTLRAATQRSGAIVIIRAGGEVDAVNEHTWRRLVEEAAAVATPPGPFIVDINGLDFIGCCGFAVLAAESARCRARGVALRLVSCDPSVARVIQACNLGGVLPLHPTIDTALATTVA, from the coding sequence ATGAACCTGGCTCCGGTCGAGTCCTCAGTGACCAGAGTGGCGCTAAGCCCGCGGCTGGTTTCCGAACTGGGCGATCCACACAGCACGTTGCGGGCGGCGACTCAGCGCAGCGGCGCGATCGTGATCATCCGCGCGGGCGGTGAGGTCGACGCCGTCAACGAGCACACCTGGCGACGGCTGGTGGAGGAGGCGGCCGCGGTCGCTACCCCGCCGGGCCCCTTCATCGTCGACATCAACGGCCTTGATTTCATCGGTTGCTGCGGGTTCGCCGTCCTGGCCGCCGAATCTGCCCGGTGCCGCGCTCGCGGCGTCGCATTGCGGCTGGTGAGCTGCGATCCCAGCGTCGCCCGGGTCATCCAGGCGTGCAATCTCGGCGGCGTATTGCCGCTGCATCCGACCATCGACACTGCGCTGGCCACCACCGTGGCCTGA
- a CDS encoding amidohydrolase family protein, with protein MPSRELSFPVFDADNHMYEPQEALTKFLPESRKRVIDYVQVRGRTKIVVRGHISEYIPNPTFEVVAKPGAQEDYFRNGAQGKTYREILGEPMKAIPAFREPGARLEVMDELGIDYALMFPTLASLVEERMKDDPEMTHDVIHALNEWMHEQWTFNYQDRIFATPVITLPIVDRALEELQWCLERGARTVLVRPAPVPGFKGSRSFGLEEFDPFWQACVEAGIPVSMHASDSGYSEFANVWEPGDEFLPFKPTAFRSFAMGHRPILDAMGALVCHGALSRNPELRILSIENGADWVPDLFKGLKGVYKKMPQAFTEDPVEAFKRCVYITPFWEDRFTEIVNMVGTDRVMFGSDWPHPEGLKDPITFVDELTDFSEEDVAKIMGGNLMQLMKVSKPAKKPVSA; from the coding sequence GTCTTTGACGCCGACAACCACATGTACGAGCCGCAGGAAGCGCTGACCAAGTTCCTCCCGGAAAGCAGGAAGCGCGTCATCGACTACGTGCAGGTCCGCGGCCGCACCAAGATCGTGGTGCGCGGCCACATCAGCGAGTACATCCCCAACCCGACGTTCGAGGTCGTCGCCAAGCCCGGCGCCCAGGAGGACTACTTCCGCAACGGCGCGCAGGGCAAGACGTATCGCGAGATCCTCGGCGAGCCGATGAAGGCGATCCCGGCCTTCCGCGAACCGGGCGCGCGCCTCGAGGTGATGGACGAGCTCGGCATCGACTACGCACTGATGTTCCCGACGCTGGCCAGCCTGGTCGAAGAGCGCATGAAGGACGACCCGGAGATGACCCACGACGTCATCCACGCGCTCAACGAGTGGATGCACGAGCAGTGGACGTTCAACTATCAGGACCGCATCTTCGCCACCCCGGTCATCACGCTGCCGATCGTCGACCGTGCGCTCGAGGAACTGCAGTGGTGTCTGGAGCGCGGCGCTCGCACCGTGCTGGTCCGCCCGGCACCGGTGCCCGGTTTCAAGGGCAGCCGGTCGTTCGGCCTCGAGGAGTTCGACCCGTTCTGGCAGGCCTGCGTCGAGGCCGGCATCCCGGTCTCGATGCACGCCTCGGACAGTGGTTACTCGGAATTCGCGAACGTGTGGGAGCCCGGCGACGAGTTCCTGCCGTTCAAGCCGACCGCGTTCCGGAGCTTCGCGATGGGCCACCGGCCGATCCTGGACGCGATGGGTGCGCTGGTGTGCCACGGCGCGCTGTCCCGCAACCCCGAACTGCGGATCCTGTCCATCGAGAACGGCGCCGACTGGGTGCCGGACCTGTTCAAGGGCCTCAAGGGCGTCTACAAGAAGATGCCGCAGGCATTCACCGAGGACCCGGTCGAGGCGTTCAAGCGGTGCGTCTACATCACCCCGTTCTGGGAGGACCGGTTTACCGAGATCGTCAACATGGTCGGCACCGACCGGGTGATGTTCGGATCCGACTGGCCCCACCCGGAAGGCCTGAAGGACCCGATCACCTTCGTCGACGAGCTGACCGACTTCTCCGAAGAGGACGTCGCCAAGATCATGGGCGGCAACCTGATGCAGCTCATGAAGGTCTCCAAGCCGGCCAAGAAGCCGGTCTCGGCCTGA